From a region of the Streptococcus ruminantium genome:
- a CDS encoding DUF1129 domain-containing protein has translation MNKQLEYRKQIEMIEEKLIRKNKEYMERISGYMMIASIFYHQEEVVMEQLLSIYQDVFAAQQDGCSAEEFLGKDSKQMADELLSYLPPIGLMEVARLSVLILSIYLGSQFLMDFAGTGVISLNWIGLLCDTVLSLLLPIGIFLILRRLIYQTDKIKILGIYIGFPLVFLGLCFLRLWLVPKKLDFVLTGWGLVVLLALLGVALLFFQEQKLVRYVFLPTYVLTLACGSLTSYLKQVGASVPIWLNLTLIFLPIIIFWIGSMIFLMRKEK, from the coding sequence ATGAATAAGCAACTGGAATATCGTAAACAGATTGAGATGATTGAGGAAAAACTAATCAGGAAAAATAAGGAATATATGGAACGTATCAGCGGTTATATGATGATTGCTTCTATTTTTTATCATCAAGAGGAGGTCGTGATGGAACAGCTTTTGTCCATCTATCAGGATGTTTTTGCTGCTCAGCAGGACGGTTGTTCCGCAGAGGAATTCCTCGGCAAAGATAGCAAACAGATGGCAGACGAACTCTTGTCCTACCTTCCACCTATTGGTCTTATGGAGGTGGCTCGTTTAAGTGTTCTTATTCTTAGTATCTATCTTGGCAGCCAGTTCTTAATGGATTTTGCAGGAACAGGAGTCATCTCTCTCAACTGGATTGGCTTGCTCTGCGATACCGTTCTCAGTCTACTGTTGCCAATAGGTATCTTTCTTATCCTTCGTAGACTGATTTACCAGACTGATAAAATCAAGATTTTAGGGATCTATATTGGTTTTCCTCTCGTCTTTTTAGGACTTTGTTTCTTGCGGCTTTGGTTAGTTCCAAAGAAGCTTGATTTCGTCTTGACTGGTTGGGGATTGGTGGTTCTACTTGCCCTACTAGGAGTAGCTCTGCTATTTTTCCAAGAGCAGAAGTTAGTTCGCTATGTCTTTCTGCCTACCTATGTTCTCACTCTGGCTTGTGGTAGCTTGACTAGCTATCTAAAGCAAGTGGGAGCCTCTGTTCCCATCTGGCTTAATCTCACTTTAATTTTCCTGCCGATTATAATCTTTTGGATAGGAAGTATGATATTCTTGATGAGAAAGGAAAAATGA
- a CDS encoding DUF1129 domain-containing protein, protein MNTFQLHLKQMNDLQRKLNKENKAYMKRLRTYMTLASGFYNQEERTVRLLLSIYQDVLEAQKDGQSAEDFLGKDSQQMADQLLSDLPPLRWYYGLRLTGSIALVYIGWLFLGTFSCTGYMKLEWRSLLCDLLIGFMLPSSAFFILKNLVYEPSKAKARFVIGIWSILVLGIIGLRIWLSRQFYEFIRLPFWVSVLILVGIAAGIWYYRKKTSIIHVFMPSYILTVLSGFSQIVATHFGYGERDWTGWLPLGFISLALISSLLGALYMLKKDELS, encoded by the coding sequence ATGAATACATTTCAGCTACACTTAAAGCAGATGAACGATTTGCAACGAAAATTAAATAAGGAAAACAAGGCTTATATGAAGCGCCTTCGTACCTATATGACTCTGGCCTCTGGTTTTTACAATCAGGAGGAAAGAACCGTAAGGTTGCTGCTATCTATTTATCAAGATGTTTTGGAGGCACAGAAGGATGGTCAGTCGGCTGAAGATTTTCTTGGTAAGGATAGTCAGCAAATGGCAGATCAACTTCTGTCTGATTTACCTCCGTTGCGTTGGTATTATGGTTTGAGGTTAACAGGGAGTATTGCCTTGGTCTATATCGGTTGGCTGTTTCTAGGAACCTTTAGTTGTACGGGATATATGAAATTGGAATGGCGCTCCTTACTTTGTGATCTTCTCATCGGCTTCATGTTGCCAAGTTCTGCCTTTTTTATCCTAAAGAATCTCGTCTATGAGCCGTCTAAGGCCAAGGCGAGATTTGTGATAGGAATCTGGAGCATCTTAGTTCTTGGAATAATCGGTCTGCGGATATGGCTAAGTCGCCAGTTTTATGAGTTCATCCGTCTGCCATTTTGGGTTTCTGTTCTTATTTTGGTTGGGATTGCCGCAGGAATCTGGTACTATCGAAAGAAAACTTCTATTATTCATGTGTTTATGCCTTCTTACATTCTTACAGTGTTGAGTGGCTTTAGTCAGATTGTAGCTACACATTTCGGCTATGGGGAACGAGATTGGACAGGTTGGTTGCCTTTGGGCTTTATCAGTCTAGCTCTAATTTCCTCTCTTCTAGGTGCACTTTATATGTTGAAAAAAGATGAATTGAGCTAA
- a CDS encoding 3-oxoacyl-ACP reductase, which translates to MTKRVLVTGVSSGIGLAQARIFLENGWRVYGLDRTSKPDLTGDFHFLQIDLTDDLSPVFSWCQTVDVLCNTAGVLDDYRPHLEIEEAELEHIFAVNFFSVTRLTSPYLRQMVENKSGMIINMCSIASSLAGGGGSAYTASKHALAGFTKQLALDYAKSGIQVFGIAPGAVQTGMTQADFEPGGLADWVAAQTPIGRWTQPEEIAELTFMLATGKFSSMQGQIISIDGGWSLK; encoded by the coding sequence ATGACTAAGAGAGTCCTTGTCACAGGTGTATCCAGCGGCATAGGTCTTGCGCAGGCTCGGATTTTTTTGGAAAATGGCTGGCGTGTTTACGGACTGGATCGGACCAGCAAGCCTGATTTAACTGGTGATTTTCATTTTTTACAAATTGACCTGACAGATGATCTATCTCCGGTTTTTTCATGGTGCCAGACAGTTGATGTCCTCTGTAATACCGCAGGTGTTCTGGATGATTATCGTCCTCACTTAGAGATAGAAGAGGCAGAATTGGAACATATCTTTGCAGTCAATTTTTTCTCAGTAACCAGATTGACCAGTCCCTATCTGCGCCAAATGGTAGAAAACAAGTCGGGCATGATAATCAATATGTGCTCTATTGCTTCTAGTTTAGCAGGTGGAGGAGGTTCAGCCTATACAGCTTCCAAGCATGCTCTAGCAGGCTTTACCAAGCAGCTCGCCCTTGACTATGCCAAATCAGGTATTCAAGTCTTCGGCATTGCCCCAGGTGCTGTTCAGACAGGGATGACCCAGGCCGACTTTGAACCAGGAGGCCTGGCTGATTGGGTAGCAGCTCAGACTCCTATCGGACGCTGGACACAGCCAGAAGAAATTGCAGAGTTGACCTTTATGCTAGCTACGGGAAAATTCTCGTCTATGCAAGGGCAGATTATTTCTATTGATGGTGGTTGGAGTTTGAAATAG
- a CDS encoding TIGR02328 family protein, which translates to MRLWHEELINKLPRQQLLGQHRECAALRGAGWGRLHATVNYVFEYSPYKLYQYHCLILAEMEHRGYKPDEKWKNPLYRGKVVSEYEKLSEEVITHPIYPEHNEEYLEECLDNLKAKNIHLS; encoded by the coding sequence ATGAGATTATGGCATGAAGAACTAATAAATAAATTACCACGTCAGCAATTACTAGGACAACATAGAGAATGCGCAGCCTTGAGAGGAGCTGGATGGGGACGTTTGCACGCAACTGTTAACTATGTTTTTGAATATTCTCCCTATAAGTTGTACCAATATCATTGCCTGATTCTTGCGGAAATGGAGCATCGGGGATATAAACCGGATGAAAAATGGAAAAATCCTTTGTATAGAGGAAAAGTTGTTTCTGAATATGAAAAACTATCTGAAGAGGTCATTACACACCCTATTTACCCCGAACACAACGAGGAGTATCTGGAAGAATGTTTGGATAATTTAAAAGCCAAAAATATACATCTGTCCTAA
- a CDS encoding DUF2829 domain-containing protein, translated as MTFEEILPGLKAKKKYVRTGWGGAENYVQLFDTIEVDGQKLVATPYFLINVTGEGEGFSMWSPTPCDVLATDWVEVHD; from the coding sequence ATGACATTTGAAGAGATTTTACCGGGTTTAAAGGCAAAAAAGAAATATGTACGTACTGGATGGGGTGGAGCAGAGAACTATGTCCAACTCTTTGACACTATTGAAGTTGATGGTCAAAAACTAGTGGCCACACCCTATTTTCTTATCAATGTAACAGGTGAAGGCGAGGGATTTTCTATGTGGAGTCCGACACCTTGTGATGTGCTAGCAACTGACTGGGTAGAAGTTCATGACTAA
- a CDS encoding PadR family transcriptional regulator, which produces MKETQMLKGILDGCVLQIIARQEIYGYELVQELRASGFQNMVGGTVYPLLQKLEKNSLIVSQNKPSPDGPDRKYFYLTTQGQAYLEDFWLQWNDLVKKVDRLAQTVEKR; this is translated from the coding sequence ATGAAGGAGACACAAATGCTAAAAGGGATCTTAGACGGTTGTGTCCTGCAGATCATCGCCCGACAGGAAATTTATGGCTATGAATTGGTTCAAGAACTGAGGGCTAGTGGCTTTCAGAATATGGTCGGTGGAACAGTCTATCCTCTTCTACAAAAATTGGAAAAAAATAGTTTGATTGTGAGTCAAAATAAGCCTTCTCCAGATGGTCCAGACAGAAAGTATTTTTACCTAACAACTCAAGGACAGGCCTATTTAGAAGATTTTTGGCTCCAATGGAATGATTTGGTTAAAAAGGTAGATCGGTTGGCACAAACCGTTGAAAAAAGATAA